DNA sequence from the Pomacea canaliculata isolate SZHN2017 linkage group LG7, ASM307304v1, whole genome shotgun sequence genome:
CTCGATATTTATGATAAAGGACTTTACACATTCAGAAAACACTCAAGTCCCTACTAACTTTGACTTAACAAAATTCAAGGGAAATGGAGAGACGAAGGAGAGAATTGGGCTATGACGAGAGATTTGGTATCTGTTTTGCAGATGGACATGACAtgcatcattatttttgttgacaaacgATCTCCTATAGTACTTAAACACATTTACAGTATTGATGTCAGTACTCGAGTGATATTGTGAGATCTGGAGTATTGTGAAGAAATGGTTTCCTGTTCTTATGTACTATTAAAGTAACAATTCAAGTATTCGAGAATAATATTTCAATATCCAATTATTCTTAAATTAAAGTCGTGTATCTTTTCGGTAATGCTGTTACTAAAAGATATCTACCAAGTGatattgtcaacattttatCAACATTATATCTAGCAGGTGTCATTTAACAATTATTGTTGCTCAGGGTCTCACTTTCTCTCAGTCTGATACGTTTTAAACAGGCAGGCGGATTTTTAGATATTATTCCTGAGTAGGTGTCACTTTATGTATGTAGCTATGTATTGGGTGTAGTCGGACAGACAGGATTaatacagatgtaaacatttgcTATATCGTAAATGTTTCTATACATGGGATGCTCTGACCAGGTATAAAGTAGTACATAGCTTGAATGAAAAATTactttgcaaaaaaaatttcaagaagtGACATCGCCACcatcacattttaaattatcaaGATCAGTAAAAGCGAAAGACATAAAATGTTACAACTATTTCCCTTTCGGGAATAAAACAGATACAAAAACTGCGCTGACATCTTCATGGCGTTTCAGTGTCATCTAtctcagacctgggcaaaggccggcccgcgggccgcatccggcccgcctcctgtctctgaccggcccgcccgctggcccgcccgccagtatatatactatatatatatatacagtattaagTTAAACTGaattaactatattagtccggccctctaaaaccatctcaatttctcatgcggctcCTTGGgtaaattaattgcccacccctgatctatcTAGACGACCTTTCTcggtaaaattgttttttgatTATTCTTTGTCACATAAACGGTTGTCAATAGGGTCATGTCTAGACTGGAAGAAAACAGGAGGCAAGTCAGGTTCCTACTTCATTCAACTGCCAGGAAAGAAGGAGCAGCTAAGAgtctggtgtgacatggactctgACAATGGCGGCTGGCTGGTACGTCacggtgtttgtgtgtgtcacgtgtacAATTCTGGCAAATTCTAAAGGTGCTTTACATCTCTTCAGATTTGTCCATGAGATGTGTTTTACAAGGATGTATTATAGGTAATTTAATGTAGTCCAGGCTTGAAGTGGGCATAAAATTAATAACTATCCTCGTAATTTGTCCGTAACATCGATTACAATAATTATCGTCATTACagcaatgatttattttataaaagctgGTAAATGTGAAGTATTAGCGATGTAACTGTAACAAGTGACATAGTTTACAAGTGTTAAAGGTAACAACCGTGTGTCATGGTCAGGTTTTCCAGAGACGTCGTGACGGGTCCATGGACTTCAATAGGAACTGGGTGGAATATGAAAAAGGCTTTGGTGACATCACCGGGGAGTTTTGGCTGGgcaagatttcttttaaatacgCCTCTCACTTACCTGCTTGATTTCTCTCTtgaaacgaaaaataaatgactGCATGCATTTTAAGgaactgaaaaaatatgaaattgttTAAGTAAATACACCCACATTGCAGTTTGCTCAATGTTCTTTGTTTCTGCTCCGTTCAGGAAtaaatagtagtagtagttatGCATACACGACTACCTACATGTCTTAACGTtgatatgcttttaaaaaattacttttcagaaagaagaaaatgtctggCTATATTCTCcgttcttttgttcttttcaccATATATCAAAAGCGGTAGATGTAAGATAAAAGACGATTGTTTAATTATTCACAGAAAACGTGGGTAATGAACAACACTTTAGAGTATTGTCCCTTACAGTGCAGGTAATTTACTGTGAAATTAGAATTAgaccaaatatattttgtctacttgtctctttccaaagattttgattgaaattactttaaattgATAATAAAAGCCATGAGcagatatttaaacaattttaatagtaaaaaataCGGGAAAGCTTTATTtccttaaaacatttatattttcgtGCTTGAAAGGAAtcagcttttctttcctcttttgtaAATGTTCGTGGTCTAAGAGTGGCAATTAGTGTAACATCTTCTTCTATTACTTATAAaggttttaaatttaaatgttttactttagGTTTATCGAATCTTCACGAGCTGACCAAAGGAAGACCACACCGACTGCGTATTGAGATTGGGCTACAGAATGGTAATCGTTCCTATGCTAACTACGCAATATTCAGGGTGGACGGTCCTGAGACGAGCTACAGACTACACGTGTCCAACTACTCGGGTAATGCAGGTATGTGTACAGCAAAATGTCTGAAGGTCAACCTGGACGAGTGTTATTTtgatggtaaataaataaatttaggTGGTTAGATTCTCCATTTAGGGATATGATGTGAAGTTGACCATgctgaaaaaatcttttccaaaaTTACTAATGACTTTTACACCTTGTAACACAGCATCCTTAGTTAATTCCAAGCTTTGTTTACCttgaaacaaacagaaattaataCGAGCCCCACTTAAAGATGTATACTGTCCCAAATAAGTATTGGCAAAAACAATAGTTATAACATTTTTCCTTCTCACCTACCCATACGGTTTGTTCTGCGCCCAACCTTTTAACGCCATTGAATGTCCACCAAGCCCTCCTGTTCGCGTTGCCctcacttttcttcaaaatggaCGACCGGCAGAGCGCGGGGCGGGAACAAGTGCTATCAAATTGGtcgctttattattattattgactttCAACATTGACACATGTTACAAAGAACTGAACACGCGGAAAAAGGGGTAGAGGCAGACGATAAAAATAACTAGATTGAGAGAACACAAGAAACAAGTGtctcgtttttgtttttcatttttaaaaggtttttttttcgaagtaAGTCGGCTTCAGGTATGAGAAAAAGTAAACTATACCTCCAATCCCATAACGCTCCTGCAATATATACCCAAACTTATAACTGCTAGAAGCCacagtttttttctattatGTATTAAGGTTTATCATTCAACATTGTGTGCCAAGGAAATTTTTTAATGAGATACTGTtcaaattttaagtttaattaAGAATGAGGttacttttctattttaatgaaatgttcCAAATTTAGTCTGGCTGTAACTAATTTATGCATCCCTCATTATCATCTGTGATGATAGTGCTGctgatttgaaaaaataaaatgttattttaattttgatttaacCACTAAAGATGTAACTACACTTGTAACGCAAATACAAGCTTAGGTATAGAATTTTTCAAACGCAATTCTACTACTGTACGTATACGtgtatgtttataaaattacagAAGACAGTTTAACTCGTCACAACTCAATGAAGTTCTCAACCTAATGACCGAGACAATGATGCTACATCTCAATACCACTGTGCTCGAGATTACAACGGTGGCTGGTGGTTCTTGTATTGCCATCCCTCTAACCTCAACGGCATCTATGGGGAAATAGTTTGGAAAGGCATCACTTGGAACAACAAAGCTGACTTCACATTCACCGAGATGAAACTCAAAGAAGTGTGACAAGGCGCCATCTGCCTCTAGGTGGTGATGATCATTGCCTTTTTTGTCGCCATCAATGTATTCAATGACATTACAACGGGCACACCTGAGTTTAACAGTGTTTGCCAGTCCGCTCCAGACACTATAATACGTTCTCTGTACAATGATGTGCGCGTGTAGTGTCATAAATAAAGATCAAAGCAATCTGAAaattgttgttgtgtctgtgtagtACTCGACATAATCACCACTAgcggcggcagcagcagcagtagtactATTTAATGTCTAGTAATTTTAACATATTGcaattctttctctgtctcgtTCTCATTCTTAAATGGCAAACATCGTGAATGAGAAATCGTATAATAACATAACTAGTATTCATCTGTCAACCTCAGCAAAACGATTGCTTTAGGCTGCACTAGTCGTGTGTATAACTTACGAGAGAGGACACAACTGAACCACTGTAGATATATA
Encoded proteins:
- the LOC112569439 gene encoding fibrinogen-like protein A; this encodes MQSPALYPGQLWYNAGCHSNADCPDPNSRCISSTCLCIPGFVFLETDTTCHAAGSCLDWKKTGGKSGSYFIQLPGKKEQLRVWCDMDSDNGGWLVFQRRRDGSMDFNRNWVEYEKGFGDITGEFWLGLSNLHELTKGRPHRLRIEIGLQNGNRSYANYAIFRVDGPETSYRLHVSNYSGNAEDSLTRHNSMKFST